A genomic stretch from Arachis stenosperma cultivar V10309 chromosome 3, arast.V10309.gnm1.PFL2, whole genome shotgun sequence includes:
- the LOC130966357 gene encoding uncharacterized protein LOC130966357 has product MAKRIDSLQVAAVNTNQPSNVWVQNEESQEEQQQEQVQYMHNQNSGQNDVYGETYNPSWKNHPNLRWGDNHNHNQQSWQRNINQNNPRNNQQNNNQNSFRKPQNTYPNFNHYPNHNQSINQNTYHQPPTPQNQPQTSPESQRITNLETLIDKLWKHQEMTAKNQEASIKNMERQIGQFSKQFATERPSSSLPSDTIPNPKEECKAIQLRSGRTLGSNNDTAKKLVESSKKPTEAEEVNDQDMMSLELVDQSIVHPRGVIENLLVKVDKFIYPADFVVLNSDTDESDSIILGRPFLATARAIIDVEQGELTLKIHEESIILKVFPEPQISEEGSKVVSDCCPRQATNNIGSRRMSMCKEEKEFKKESG; this is encoded by the exons atggccaaaagaattgacaGCCTTCAAGTAGCAGCTGTGAACACAAACCAACCATCCAATGTATGGGTGCAGAATGAAGAAAGccaagaagagcaacaacagGAGCAAGTGCAATACATGCATAACCAAAATTCTGGTCAGAATGACGTTTATGGCGAGACTTATAACCCCTCCTGGAAGAACCACCCTAACCTTAGATGGGGAGATAACCATAACCATAACCAACAGTCATGGCAAAGAAACATAAACCAAAATAACCCGAGGAACAACCAGCAGaacaacaaccaaaattcattcagaaaaccacaaaacacttACCCCAACTTTAACCATTATCCAAACCATAACCAATCCATCAACCAAAATACCTATCATCAACCACCCACACCTCAAAACCAACCACAAACATCTCCAGAATCTCAAAGAATCACTAACCTGGAAACCTTGATAGACAAGTTGTGGAAACATCAAGAAATGACggccaagaatcaagaagcttcCATCAAGAACATGGAAAGACAAATAGGCCAGTTCTCTAAACAATTTGCAACAGAGAGGCCATCAAGTTCCCTACCAAGTGACACAATTCCAAATCCTAAGGAAGAGTGTAAGGCAATACAGTTGAGGAGTGGGAGAACATTGGGGAGTAACAATGACACTGCAAAGAAACTAGTGGAGAGCAGCAAAAAGCCAACAGAGGCAGAGGAAGTCAATGATCAAGATATG atgtcgTTAGAATTGGTGGATCAGTCAATAGTACATCCCAGGGGAGTGATTGAAAACCTTCTAGTCAAGGTGGACAAATTCATATATcctgcggattttgtggttttaaattcAGATACGGATGAAAGTGACTCCATCATACTTGGGAGACCTttcttggccactgctagagctaTCATAGACGTAGAGCAAGGAGAATTGACTCTCAAGATTCATGAGgaaagcattatcttgaaagtgtTTCCAGAACCACAAATTAGTGAAGAAGGAAGCAAGGTAGTCAGTGACTGTTGTCCAAGGCAAGCAACCAATAACATAGGGAGCAGAAGAATGAGCATGTGCAAAGAGgagaaggaattcaaaaaggaatcaggatga